In one Gracilinanus agilis isolate LMUSP501 chromosome 6, AgileGrace, whole genome shotgun sequence genomic region, the following are encoded:
- the MRGPRG gene encoding mas-related G-protein coupled receptor member G: protein MLSFWSVLSGRTLYVALFSLTVLIGLGGLVGNGLLLWLLGFRVKRSPFSVYILHLAGADFLFLGCQIVFAVLTFTRGSQPFYAVVLFLWFTAGLGLLVVLSLEQCLTVLFSTWSHRRPQHTSACACALAWALSLPLVLVPSSACGLLTGGGSWLTCFQYHAVGTVCLFLLFSVLCVSGLILLVRVQCCSQSGPPFYYFSLQMVPLFFFCGLPFLVYWALINTMTFIVTFFSNFLFVVEFLACVNSTTKALVYFCDAGHRRDLRRAWARGGKSRFSEALEMTA from the coding sequence ATGCTGAGTTTCTGGAGTGTCCTCAGTGGCAGAACTCTCTACGTGGCCCTCTTCTCCCTCACGGTGCTCATCGGCCTGGGGGGGCTGGTGGGCAACGGCCTCCTGCTCTGGCTCCTGGGCTTCCGAGTGAAGAGGAGCCCCTTCTCCGTCTACATCCTCCACCTGGCCGGAGCCGACTTCCTCTTCCTGGGCTGCCAGATTGTGTTCGCCGTCCTGACCTTCACGCGGGGCTCGCAGCCCTTCTACGCGGTGGTCTTGTTCCTCTGGTTCACGGCCGGCCTGGGCCTGCTGGTGGTCCTGAGCCTGGAGCAGTGCCTGACTGTCCTCTTCTCCACCTGGAGCCACCGCCGCCCCCAGCACACGTCGGCCTGCGCGTGCGCCCTGGCGTGGGCGCTGTCCCTGCCGCTGGTCTTGGTGCCCAGCAGCGCCTGCGGCTTGCTGACAGGGGGCGGCTCGTGGCTCACCTGCTTCCAGTACCACGCGGTGGGCACCGTCTGCTtgttcctcctcttctctgtccTCTGCGTGTCCGGCCTGATCCTGCTGGTCCGAGTGCAGTGCTGCTCCCAGAGCGGGCCTCCCTTCTACTACTTCAGCCTGCAGATGGTCCCCCTGTTCTTCTTCTGTGGCCTCCCCTTCCTCGTCTACTGGGCCTTAATTAACACCATGACCTTCATCGTAACCTTTTTTTCTAACTTCCTGTTTGTCGTGGAGTTCCTGGCCTGTGTGAACAGCACCACGAAGGCCCTCGTTTACTTCTGCGACGCCGGCCACCGGCGGGACCTGCGAAGGGCCTGGGCCAGGGGAGGGAAGAGCAGGTTCTCCGAGGCCCTGGAGATGACGGCCTGA